In the genome of Desulfocurvus vexinensis DSM 17965, one region contains:
- a CDS encoding dTDP-4-dehydrorhamnose 3,5-epimerase family protein — MRQLPTPLPGVFLLAPEPREDSRGLFARVFCTGELAGLLAGRHVVQINHSRTRLRGALRGMHFQHPPAAEMKFVRCVRGAAYDVVVDLRAGSPTFLGWFGATLSPETMQTMVVPEGCAHGFQTLEPDTELVYLHTAPYTPALDGGVRHDDPRLGIAWPLPVAETSPRDAAFPLLDANYPGITP; from the coding sequence ATGAGGCAGCTGCCCACGCCCCTGCCCGGGGTCTTCCTGCTTGCGCCCGAGCCCCGCGAGGACAGCCGGGGCCTGTTCGCCCGGGTCTTCTGCACGGGCGAGCTGGCCGGGCTGCTGGCCGGGCGCCATGTGGTGCAGATCAACCACTCGCGCACCCGCCTGCGCGGCGCCCTGCGCGGGATGCACTTCCAGCACCCGCCCGCCGCCGAGATGAAATTCGTGCGCTGTGTGCGCGGGGCGGCCTACGATGTGGTGGTGGACCTGCGCGCCGGGTCGCCCACCTTCCTGGGCTGGTTCGGCGCGACCCTGAGCCCCGAAACCATGCAGACCATGGTGGTGCCCGAGGGCTGCGCCCACGGCTTCCAGACCCTGGAGCCCGACACCGAGCTGGTCTACCTGCACACCGCGCCCTACACCCCGGCCCTTGACGGCGGCGTGCGCCATGACGACCCCCGCCTGGGCATCGCCTGGCCGCTGCCGGTGGCCGAGACCTCGCCGCGCGACGCGGCCTTCCCCCTGCTCGACGCGAACTACCCCGGAATCACGCCATGA
- the rfbG gene encoding CDP-glucose 4,6-dehydratase, which translates to MTLDTTYAGRRVLVTGHTGFKGSWLCLWLARMGAQVTGYSLEPPTEPSHFALVRPEMRSVIADVRDRERLAAVVVEARPEIAFHLAAQPLVRRSYREAVQTLETNVLGTANFLDACRAAEGVRAAVVVTSDKCYENREWVHGYRETDRLGGFDPYSCSKACAELVTASFRNSFFADGSTLVASVRAGNVLGGGDWSEDRLVPDMMRAAAAGGTTLIRNPGAVRPWQHVLDVLAGYLLLGRRLLEGQRDFAGPWNFGPGPESFLTAGEVARAVAARWGAVSVDLAAAPTAGPHEAGLLALDSGKARRVLGWRPLLGIEQALDLTVQWYREHHELGHIATLEQLDDYARRAQAGA; encoded by the coding sequence ATGACCCTGGACACGACCTACGCCGGGCGCCGGGTGCTGGTGACCGGACACACGGGATTCAAGGGCTCGTGGCTGTGCCTGTGGCTCGCGCGCATGGGCGCGCAGGTCACCGGCTATTCCCTGGAGCCGCCCACCGAGCCCAGCCATTTCGCCCTGGTCCGGCCCGAGATGCGCAGCGTCATCGCCGACGTGCGCGACCGCGAGCGCCTGGCCGCCGTCGTGGTCGAGGCCCGGCCCGAGATCGCCTTCCACCTGGCGGCCCAGCCCCTGGTCCGGCGCTCCTACCGCGAGGCGGTGCAGACCCTGGAGACCAACGTCCTGGGCACGGCCAACTTCCTGGACGCCTGCCGCGCCGCCGAAGGCGTGCGGGCCGCCGTGGTCGTCACCAGCGACAAGTGCTACGAGAACCGCGAGTGGGTCCACGGCTACCGCGAGACCGACCGCCTGGGCGGCTTCGACCCCTACAGCTGCTCCAAGGCCTGCGCCGAGCTGGTCACCGCCAGCTTCCGCAACTCCTTTTTCGCCGACGGGAGCACCCTGGTGGCCAGCGTGCGCGCGGGCAACGTGCTGGGCGGGGGCGACTGGTCCGAAGACCGGCTGGTGCCCGACATGATGCGCGCGGCGGCTGCGGGCGGCACGACCCTCATCCGCAACCCGGGCGCGGTGCGCCCCTGGCAGCATGTGCTCGACGTGCTGGCGGGCTATCTGCTGCTGGGCCGCCGCCTGCTGGAGGGCCAGCGCGACTTCGCCGGGCCCTGGAACTTCGGCCCCGGGCCGGAAAGCTTCCTCACCGCCGGGGAGGTGGCCCGGGCCGTGGCCGCGCGCTGGGGCGCCGTGTCTGTCGATCTGGCCGCGGCCCCGACCGCCGGGCCCCACGAGGCCGGGCTGCTGGCCCTGGACTCGGGCAAGGCCAGGCGCGTCCTGGGCTGGCGCCCCCTGCTGGGCATCGAACAGGCCCTGGACCTCACCGTGCAGTGGTACCGCGAGCACCACGAGCTGGGCCATATCGCCACCCTTGAACAGCTCGACGACTACGCGCGCCGCGCGCAGGCCGGGGCATGA
- the rfbF gene encoding glucose-1-phosphate cytidylyltransferase produces MEVVIWCGGLGTRLREETEFRPKPMVCIGDRPILWHIMKTYAAHGHTDFVLALGYKGEFIKDYFLNYEVMSCDVTLSLGARDKLCLHNAHNEAGWRITLADTGLQSLKGSRLKRLERYISGDTFMATYGDGLANVDIDALLKFHHSHGKIATLTGVNPAARFGELKLEGNEVRSFTEKPLKSTVGLINGGYFVFNRKIFDYLSEDESCDFEYGPLEDIARAGELMVYKHPGFWACMDTIRDVEYLNRLWAEDNALWKIWDDTPVKKTCPKG; encoded by the coding sequence ATGGAAGTCGTCATCTGGTGCGGCGGGCTGGGCACCCGTCTGCGCGAGGAAACGGAATTCAGGCCCAAGCCCATGGTCTGCATCGGCGACCGGCCCATCCTGTGGCACATCATGAAGACCTACGCCGCCCACGGGCATACGGACTTCGTGCTGGCCCTGGGCTACAAGGGCGAGTTCATCAAGGACTATTTCCTCAACTACGAGGTCATGAGCTGCGACGTGACCCTGAGCCTGGGCGCCAGGGACAAGCTGTGCCTGCACAACGCCCACAACGAGGCCGGCTGGCGGATCACCCTGGCGGACACGGGGCTGCAAAGCCTCAAGGGCAGCCGCCTCAAGCGCCTGGAGCGCTACATCTCCGGGGACACCTTCATGGCCACCTACGGCGACGGCCTGGCGAACGTGGACATCGACGCCCTGCTCAAGTTCCACCACAGCCACGGCAAGATCGCCACCCTCACCGGGGTCAACCCGGCGGCCCGCTTCGGGGAGCTCAAGCTCGAAGGCAACGAGGTCCGCTCCTTCACCGAAAAGCCGCTCAAAAGCACCGTGGGGCTCATCAACGGCGGCTACTTCGTCTTCAACCGCAAGATCTTCGACTACCTGAGCGAGGACGAGTCCTGCGACTTCGAGTACGGCCCGCTGGAAGACATCGCCCGGGCCGGAGAGCTCATGGTCTACAAGCATCCGGGCTTCTGGGCCTGCATGGACACCATCCGCGACGTGGAATACCTGAACCGCCTGTGGGCCGAGGACAACGCGCTGTGGAAGATCTGGGACGACACCCCGGTCAAGAAAACCTGCCCCAAGGGCTGA
- a CDS encoding flavodoxin, whose product MPSALVVYGSTTGNTEITAEYIAKTLAAKGFDAEVVNAANTSAEALGGAYDIVLLGSSTWGDDDIELQDDFIPLYDALEKSGLGGKKTAVFGCGDSSYTHFCGAVDAIEEKLRAMGAKVVVDSLKIDGDPDRDDITAWAERVAGQV is encoded by the coding sequence ATGCCAAGCGCGCTTGTTGTCTATGGGTCCACCACCGGAAACACCGAGATCACGGCGGAGTATATCGCCAAAACCCTGGCCGCCAAGGGCTTCGACGCCGAAGTGGTCAACGCCGCCAACACCAGCGCCGAGGCTCTGGGCGGCGCCTACGATATCGTCCTGCTGGGCTCGTCCACCTGGGGCGACGACGATATCGAGCTTCAGGACGATTTCATCCCGCTCTATGATGCCCTGGAGAAATCCGGTCTGGGCGGGAAAAAGACCGCCGTCTTCGGATGCGGCGATTCGTCCTACACCCATTTCTGCGGCGCCGTGGACGCCATCGAGGAGAAGCTGCGGGCCATGGGCGCCAAGGTCGTGGTGGATTCCCTGAAGATCGACGGCGACCCCGACCGCGACGACATCACGGCCTGGGCCGAGCGGGTCGCCGGGCAGGTCTAG
- a CDS encoding CerR family C-terminal domain-containing protein: MTKPETTVPASPGAAVQAPRRAASQAAPKASPKAAAQAAPEAGTRQRLIEAGVRLFGLHGFEATSTRALAAEAGVNLGAIPYHFGGKEGLYHAVARHIVDVMLGQVGPGAARVLAVCHDPGAGREVVLAALRAMVRDMARVMLGTSEARCFSQIVLQEQIAPTSAFPIFYEGFLMRVHSVWCVLLARLTGLAPDSTELALRAFATMGQLVIFRMAMASALRRLDCDKLGAGHLECIARIVCDQVEALADTCAPVCTEDKS, translated from the coding sequence ATGACAAAGCCCGAAACCACCGTCCCGGCCAGCCCCGGGGCCGCCGTCCAGGCCCCTCGAAGGGCTGCCTCCCAGGCTGCGCCCAAGGCTTCCCCGAAGGCCGCCGCCCAGGCCGCCCCCGAGGCAGGCACGCGCCAGCGGCTCATCGAGGCCGGGGTGCGGCTGTTCGGCCTGCACGGCTTCGAGGCCACCAGCACCCGGGCCCTGGCTGCCGAGGCCGGGGTCAATCTGGGGGCCATCCCCTACCATTTCGGCGGCAAGGAAGGCCTGTACCACGCCGTGGCCCGGCACATTGTGGACGTGATGCTCGGGCAGGTCGGCCCGGGCGCGGCCCGGGTGCTGGCCGTGTGTCACGACCCCGGCGCCGGGCGCGAGGTGGTGCTGGCGGCCCTGCGGGCCATGGTCCGCGACATGGCGCGCGTCATGCTGGGCACCAGCGAGGCGCGCTGCTTCAGCCAGATCGTGCTCCAGGAGCAGATTGCGCCCACCTCGGCCTTTCCCATCTTCTACGAAGGCTTCCTGATGCGCGTCCACTCCGTGTGGTGCGTGCTGCTGGCCCGGCTCACCGGGCTCGCGCCGGATTCCACGGAGCTGGCCCTGCGCGCCTTTGCCACCATGGGCCAGCTGGTTATCTTCCGCATGGCCATGGCCTCGGCCCTGCGCCGCCTGGACTGCGACAAGCTCGGCGCCGGGCACCTGGAGTGCATCGCGCGCATCGTCTGCGACCAGGTGGAAGCCCTGGCCGACACCTGTGCCCCTGTCTGCACGGAGGACAAGTCATGA
- the hlyD gene encoding secretion protein HlyD, which translates to MKKRVVVALLVLAASASLWWFLAGRGAGPGAGLRLYGNVDIREVQLAPRVPGLLAEVRVEEGDAVDAGAVLAVLDAEPYRNALARAEAERDAARAALDKLHAGYRSEEVAQARARVAQVQAQADNAERVARRRQELFQGGVISAQDREDALAARDALAAELDAARKALRLQVAGFRTEDVQAAEATLRAAEAAVAAARTDLADTALVAPARGTVLSRVREPGAMVGAGAVVLVLSLDRPVWVRAYVPEPQLGLIQPGMAMNVTTDSRPDQPYTGRVGFISPVAEFTPKSVETEALRTDLVYRLRIVVDEADQGLRQGMPVTVTPRDPDAARP; encoded by the coding sequence ATGAAAAAGCGGGTTGTTGTGGCGCTGCTGGTGCTGGCGGCCAGCGCGAGCCTGTGGTGGTTCCTGGCCGGGCGCGGTGCGGGCCCGGGCGCAGGCCTGCGTCTGTATGGCAACGTGGACATCCGCGAGGTGCAGCTCGCCCCGCGCGTGCCGGGGCTGCTGGCCGAGGTCCGCGTGGAGGAGGGCGACGCCGTGGACGCCGGGGCCGTGCTGGCCGTGCTGGACGCCGAGCCCTACCGCAACGCCCTGGCCCGGGCCGAGGCCGAGCGCGACGCCGCCCGGGCGGCCCTGGACAAGCTGCACGCCGGATACCGCAGCGAGGAGGTGGCCCAGGCCCGGGCCCGGGTGGCCCAGGTGCAGGCCCAGGCCGACAACGCCGAGCGCGTGGCCCGCCGCCGCCAGGAGCTGTTCCAGGGCGGGGTCATTTCCGCCCAGGACCGCGAGGACGCCCTGGCCGCGCGCGACGCCCTGGCCGCCGAGCTGGACGCGGCGCGCAAGGCCCTGCGCCTCCAGGTGGCGGGCTTCCGCACCGAGGACGTGCAGGCCGCCGAGGCCACCCTGCGCGCCGCCGAGGCCGCCGTGGCCGCCGCGCGGACCGACCTGGCCGACACGGCGCTGGTGGCCCCGGCCCGGGGCACGGTGCTTTCGCGGGTGCGCGAGCCCGGGGCCATGGTCGGGGCCGGGGCCGTGGTGCTGGTGCTCTCCCTGGACCGCCCCGTCTGGGTGCGGGCCTATGTGCCCGAGCCGCAACTGGGGCTCATCCAGCCCGGCATGGCCATGAACGTGACCACCGACAGCCGCCCGGACCAGCCCTACACGGGCCGGGTGGGCTTCATCTCCCCGGTGGCCGAGTTCACGCCCAAGAGCGTGGAGACCGAGGCCCTGCGTACGGACCTGGTCTACCGCCTGCGCATCGTCGTGGACGAGGCCGACCAGGGCCTGCGCCAGGGCATGCCCGTCACCGTCACCCCGCGCGACCCGGACGCCGCCCGGCCATGA
- a CDS encoding ATP-binding cassette domain-containing protein — protein MSAALVEVAGLTKAFGPGAALALDGVSARVEPGMITGLVGPDGAGKTTLLRILAGLLGRSGGQVAVLGRDPGREAEAIHAHLGYMPQKFGLYEDLTVAENLRLYAEVRGLPGAERPAVFARLLAFTGLAPFTARLAGRLSGGMKQKLGLACAMVRRPELLLLDEPSVGVDPISRRELWRMVRELADQGMGVVWSTSYLDEAEGCDRVLLLSQGRQLFFGPPSELTARVAGRCFALRGVRGARRAVLRRALELPGVADGVIQGRSVRLVLAAGAALPDVAALDAGPGTTLAAVAPRFEDAFVDALGGGPGGVSALAEAMRPRDPAPGSAVEARELTKRFGDFTAASEVSFAIRRGEVFGLLGPNGAGKSTIFRMMCGLLRPTAGQALVDGLNLERASGKARARIGYMAQKFSLYGTLSVRQNLEFFAGVYGLGREARRRAVEGMVETFALGPYLGASADTLPLGFKQRLALACAVMHEPPVLFLDEPTSGVDPITRREFWTHINGMVERGVTVMVTTHFMDEAEYCDRIVLVYRGRIIASGSPDDLKDGVRGPELPEPSMEDAFVALVGRDEAGREAA, from the coding sequence ATGAGCGCCGCGCTGGTGGAGGTCGCCGGGCTGACCAAGGCCTTCGGCCCGGGCGCGGCCCTGGCCCTGGACGGCGTGAGCGCCCGGGTGGAGCCGGGCATGATCACCGGGCTGGTGGGCCCCGACGGCGCGGGCAAGACCACGCTGCTGCGCATCCTGGCCGGGCTGCTGGGGCGCAGCGGCGGGCAGGTGGCCGTGCTGGGCCGCGACCCCGGGCGCGAGGCCGAGGCCATCCACGCACACCTGGGCTACATGCCCCAGAAGTTCGGGCTCTACGAGGACCTCACCGTGGCCGAGAATCTGCGGCTGTACGCCGAGGTGCGCGGCCTGCCCGGGGCCGAGCGCCCCGCCGTGTTCGCCCGGCTGCTGGCCTTCACGGGCCTTGCGCCGTTCACCGCGCGCCTGGCCGGGCGGCTGTCGGGCGGCATGAAGCAGAAGCTCGGGCTGGCCTGCGCCATGGTCCGCCGCCCCGAGCTGCTCCTGCTCGACGAGCCCAGCGTGGGTGTGGACCCCATCTCGCGCCGCGAGCTGTGGCGCATGGTCCGCGAGCTGGCGGACCAGGGCATGGGCGTGGTCTGGAGCACCTCGTACCTGGACGAGGCCGAGGGCTGCGACCGGGTGCTGCTGCTCTCCCAGGGCCGCCAGCTCTTCTTTGGCCCGCCCAGCGAGCTGACCGCGCGCGTGGCCGGGCGCTGCTTCGCCCTGCGCGGCGTGCGGGGCGCACGCCGGGCCGTGCTGCGCCGGGCCCTGGAGCTGCCCGGGGTGGCCGACGGGGTCATCCAGGGCCGCAGCGTGCGCCTGGTGCTGGCCGCCGGGGCCGCGCTGCCGGACGTGGCGGCCCTGGACGCCGGGCCCGGGACGACCCTGGCCGCCGTGGCCCCGCGCTTCGAGGACGCCTTCGTGGACGCCCTGGGCGGCGGGCCCGGGGGCGTCTCGGCCCTGGCCGAGGCCATGCGCCCGCGCGACCCGGCCCCGGGCAGCGCCGTGGAGGCCCGCGAGCTGACCAAGCGCTTCGGCGACTTCACCGCCGCCAGCGAGGTTTCCTTCGCCATCCGCCGGGGCGAGGTCTTCGGGCTGCTGGGGCCCAACGGCGCGGGCAAGTCCACCATTTTCAGGATGATGTGCGGGCTGTTGCGGCCCACTGCGGGCCAGGCCCTGGTGGACGGCCTGAACCTGGAGCGGGCCAGCGGCAAGGCCCGGGCGCGCATCGGCTACATGGCCCAGAAGTTTTCCCTCTACGGCACGCTGTCCGTGCGCCAGAACCTGGAGTTCTTCGCCGGGGTCTACGGCCTGGGCCGCGAGGCGCGCCGCCGGGCCGTGGAGGGCATGGTCGAGACCTTCGCCCTGGGGCCGTACCTGGGCGCGTCCGCCGACACACTGCCCCTGGGCTTCAAGCAGCGCCTGGCCCTGGCCTGCGCGGTGATGCACGAGCCGCCCGTGCTGTTCCTGGACGAGCCGACCTCGGGGGTGGACCCCATCACCCGCCGCGAGTTCTGGACGCACATCAACGGCATGGTCGAGCGCGGGGTGACGGTGATGGTCACCACCCATTTCATGGACGAGGCCGAATACTGCGACCGCATCGTGCTGGTCTACCGGGGGCGGATCATCGCCTCGGGCTCGCCCGACGACCTCAAGGACGGCGTGCGCGGCCCGGAGCTGCCCGAGCCGTCCATGGAGGACGCCTTCGTGGCCCTGGTCGGGCGCGACGAGGCCGGGCGGGAGGCCGCGTGA
- a CDS encoding ABC transporter permease has protein sequence MSPALRRIWAITRKEGLQIVRDPSSILIGFVLPVFLTLLSGFATNLDIERVPLGVVLEDSSPQARALAAAFAASPSFVVQLGRDRREMQDRLTTGGLRGVVVIPRTFTRDLARADAQAPFQVLVDGAEPNTASFVQNYARGVWLTWTTQRAREAGATFAPPVALAPRTWFNQGLQSLNSLLPGGIAINLTLIGALLTALVVAREWERGTMEAMLATPVTRLEMLVGKLAPYFLLGMGALGICLGLTLVVFGVPFRGSLGALAVVSAVFLVSALGLGLFISTVARSQFVAAQVAILSAFLPAYFLSGYVFEPAGMPWPVRALSHVIAARYYVSCLKTLFLVGDAWPLLLPNMGGMAAIAAVLLGLTLWRSAQRID, from the coding sequence GTGAGCCCCGCCCTGCGCCGGATATGGGCCATCACCCGCAAGGAGGGGTTGCAGATCGTGCGCGACCCCTCGTCCATCCTCATCGGCTTCGTGCTGCCCGTGTTCCTGACGCTGCTCTCGGGCTTCGCCACCAACCTGGACATCGAGCGGGTGCCCCTGGGCGTGGTGCTCGAGGACAGCTCGCCCCAGGCGCGCGCCCTGGCCGCGGCCTTCGCGGCCTCGCCGTCCTTCGTGGTCCAGCTGGGGCGCGACCGGCGCGAGATGCAGGACCGGCTGACCACCGGCGGGCTGCGCGGGGTGGTGGTCATCCCGCGCACGTTCACCCGCGACCTGGCCCGGGCCGACGCCCAGGCGCCCTTCCAGGTGCTGGTGGACGGCGCGGAGCCCAACACGGCCAGCTTCGTGCAGAACTACGCCCGGGGCGTCTGGCTGACGTGGACGACCCAGCGCGCCCGCGAGGCCGGAGCGACCTTTGCCCCGCCCGTGGCCCTGGCCCCGCGCACCTGGTTCAACCAGGGCCTGCAAAGCCTGAACAGCCTGCTGCCCGGGGGCATCGCCATCAACCTGACCCTCATCGGCGCGCTGCTCACGGCGCTGGTGGTGGCCCGCGAATGGGAGCGCGGCACCATGGAGGCCATGCTGGCCACCCCGGTGACGCGCCTGGAGATGCTCGTGGGCAAGCTGGCGCCGTATTTCCTGCTGGGCATGGGCGCCCTGGGCATCTGCCTGGGGCTGACTCTGGTGGTCTTCGGCGTGCCGTTTCGGGGCTCGCTGGGGGCGCTGGCGGTGGTCTCGGCGGTGTTCCTGGTCTCGGCCCTGGGGTTGGGGCTGTTCATCTCCACCGTGGCCCGCAGCCAGTTCGTGGCCGCCCAGGTGGCCATCCTCTCGGCGTTTCTGCCCGCCTACTTCCTGTCGGGCTACGTGTTCGAGCCTGCGGGCATGCCCTGGCCCGTGCGCGCTCTGTCCCATGTCATCGCCGCGCGCTACTATGTGTCGTGCCTCAAGACGCTGTTCCTGGTGGGCGACGCCTGGCCGCTGCTGCTGCCCAACATGGGCGGCATGGCGGCCATCGCCGCCGTGCTGCTGGGGCTGACCCTGTGGCGCTCGGCCCAGAGGATCGACTGA
- a CDS encoding ABC transporter permease has translation MLGRIRALVLKELLAVLRDRRSRAVLIVPPLLQLTIFAFAATLDVKAVELAVLDQDGGAAAVELVQRFSGAPYFSGVRHLAGAQQVAPVLEREQAMAVLVLAQGFSRDVAALRPATAQLLLDGRRSNTSQIVQGYVQAIVDGYNQDLAQARGEAGPPARLMVRAWFNPNLDYLWFTVPNLIGMLTMVVGLIVTSLSVAREREMGTFDQILVTPLSPREILAGKTIPAMILGLAEGQLIVAAAIVLFRIPFLGAFPVLLLAQFLFLLSVVGVGLFISSLCKTQQQAILGTFTFMIPSMLLSGFATPIETMPELLQLISQANPLRYFLVAVRGVLLKGMSLGMVLEVVWPLVPIAVVTLGLSSWFFRRRLG, from the coding sequence ATGCTTGGCCGCATCCGCGCCCTGGTGCTCAAGGAGCTGCTGGCCGTGCTGCGCGACCGCAGGAGCCGCGCCGTGCTCATCGTGCCGCCGCTTTTGCAGCTGACCATCTTCGCCTTCGCTGCCACCCTGGACGTCAAGGCCGTGGAATTGGCCGTGCTGGACCAGGACGGCGGGGCGGCGGCGGTGGAGCTGGTGCAGCGCTTTTCCGGCGCGCCGTACTTCAGCGGGGTGCGCCATCTGGCCGGGGCGCAGCAGGTCGCCCCGGTGCTGGAGCGCGAGCAGGCCATGGCCGTGCTTGTGCTGGCCCAGGGTTTTTCACGCGACGTGGCGGCGCTCCGCCCGGCCACGGCCCAGCTGCTGCTCGACGGCAGGCGCTCCAACACCTCGCAGATCGTGCAGGGCTACGTCCAGGCCATCGTGGACGGCTACAACCAGGACCTAGCCCAGGCGCGCGGCGAGGCCGGGCCCCCGGCGCGGCTGATGGTGCGCGCGTGGTTCAACCCCAACCTCGACTACCTGTGGTTCACGGTGCCCAACCTCATCGGCATGCTGACCATGGTGGTGGGGCTCATCGTGACCTCGCTTTCCGTGGCCCGCGAGCGCGAGATGGGCACCTTCGACCAGATCCTGGTCACGCCGCTGTCCCCGCGCGAGATCCTGGCGGGCAAGACCATCCCGGCCATGATCCTGGGCCTGGCCGAGGGCCAGCTCATCGTGGCCGCGGCCATCGTGCTGTTCCGTATTCCCTTCCTGGGGGCGTTCCCGGTGCTGTTGCTGGCGCAGTTCCTGTTCCTGCTCTCCGTGGTCGGGGTGGGGCTGTTCATCTCCTCGCTGTGCAAGACGCAGCAGCAGGCCATCCTGGGCACCTTCACCTTCATGATTCCCTCCATGCTCCTGTCGGGCTTCGCCACGCCCATCGAGACCATGCCCGAACTGCTGCAACTCATCTCCCAGGCCAACCCGCTGCGCTATTTCCTGGTGGCCGTGCGCGGGGTGCTGCTCAAGGGCATGTCCCTGGGCATGGTCCTGGAGGTGGTCTGGCCCCTGGTGCCCATCGCCGTGGTCACCCTGGGCCTGTCCTCCTGGTTCTTCCGGCGGCGGCTGGGCTAG
- a CDS encoding YkgJ family cysteine cluster protein — MGVRRPAGGLRPGLPVLAEPAGGLTPAQEALSRRLREGCAGALARALESGPGVRGVCEVVQQAYATLDDVLHDLDFDPPVACARGCLHCCYNQVSLTPPEAVYLGLHVLERFGPAERDEAAGRVQQLLGVIRGLTRRQLGDVRHLTPCAFLRDGACAVHAARPLACRGWNSVSVEACRLSVELRDPLAPIPSYALQRELAGAVQEGLLEGSAALGLEAGYLVMTRAVGLMQARGVAQCAADWLAGRPFFATAPP, encoded by the coding sequence GTGGGCGTGCGGCGCCCGGCGGGCGGGCTGCGGCCCGGGCTTCCGGTTCTGGCGGAGCCCGCCGGAGGGCTGACCCCGGCCCAGGAGGCGCTGTCGCGCCGCCTGCGCGAGGGCTGCGCCGGGGCCCTGGCCCGGGCCCTGGAATCGGGCCCCGGGGTGCGCGGGGTCTGCGAGGTGGTCCAGCAGGCCTACGCGACCCTGGACGACGTGCTCCACGACCTGGACTTCGACCCGCCCGTGGCCTGCGCCCGGGGCTGCCTGCACTGCTGCTACAACCAGGTCTCCCTGACCCCGCCCGAGGCCGTGTACCTGGGCCTGCACGTGCTCGAACGCTTCGGCCCCGCCGAGCGCGACGAGGCCGCGGGGCGCGTGCAGCAGCTGCTGGGGGTCATCCGGGGCCTGACCCGGCGCCAGCTGGGCGACGTGCGCCACCTGACGCCGTGCGCCTTCTTGCGCGACGGGGCCTGCGCGGTGCACGCGGCCCGGCCCCTGGCCTGCCGGGGCTGGAACTCCGTGAGCGTGGAGGCCTGCCGCCTGAGCGTGGAGCTGCGCGATCCCCTGGCGCCCATCCCCAGCTACGCCCTGCAGCGCGAGCTGGCCGGGGCCGTGCAGGAGGGCCTGCTGGAAGGCTCCGCCGCCCTGGGCCTGGAGGCCGGGTACCTGGTCATGACCCGCGCCGTGGGCCTGATGCAGGCGCGCGGGGTGGCGCAGTGCGCGGCGGACTGGCTGGCGGGGCGGCCTTTCTTCGCCACAGCCCCGCCCTGA
- a CDS encoding nitroreductase family protein, translated as MLDLRIDPGKCILCGECAADCPYLCIATDDGFPVPAAGREGQCIGCQHCLAVCPTGALSVMGLDPERSQDLAGAWPRPERLEALVMGRRSVRRYTDEPVAPQLLERLLHVVGHAPTGVNNRALRLTVVDDPQQLALLRERCLAAIGAAARAGTLPPRLEFFARFAELWADKGVDVIFRRAPHLLIATSPADGPSPEVDCHIALATFDLVATGLGLGTLWNGLAHWALTEIAPDLRAAMGIPADHCPGYCMTFGHPAVRYARTVQRGAPQVARVRLER; from the coding sequence ATGCTCGACCTGCGCATCGACCCCGGCAAGTGCATCCTGTGCGGCGAGTGCGCCGCCGACTGCCCCTACCTGTGCATCGCCACGGACGACGGGTTCCCGGTCCCGGCTGCGGGGCGCGAGGGGCAGTGCATCGGCTGCCAGCACTGCCTGGCCGTGTGCCCCACGGGGGCGCTGTCCGTCATGGGGCTGGACCCGGAGCGCAGCCAGGACCTGGCCGGGGCCTGGCCGAGGCCGGAGCGCCTGGAAGCCCTGGTCATGGGCCGGCGCAGCGTGCGCCGCTATACGGACGAGCCCGTGGCCCCGCAGCTGCTGGAGCGCCTGCTGCACGTGGTCGGCCACGCGCCCACGGGCGTGAACAACCGCGCCCTGCGGCTGACCGTGGTGGACGACCCGCAGCAGCTGGCCCTGCTGCGCGAGCGGTGCCTGGCGGCCATCGGGGCGGCGGCCCGGGCCGGAACGCTGCCGCCGCGCCTGGAATTCTTCGCCCGCTTCGCCGAGCTGTGGGCCGACAAGGGCGTGGACGTGATCTTCCGCCGCGCGCCGCACCTGCTCATCGCCACCAGCCCGGCGGACGGCCCCAGCCCCGAGGTGGACTGCCACATCGCCCTGGCCACCTTCGACCTCGTGGCCACGGGCCTGGGCCTGGGCACGCTGTGGAACGGCCTGGCCCACTGGGCGCTGACCGAGATCGCCCCGGACCTGCGCGCGGCCATGGGCATCCCGGCGGACCACTGCCCGGGCTACTGCATGACCTTCGGCCACCCGGCGGTGCGCTACGCGCGCACCGTGCAGCGCGGCGCGCCGCAGGTGGCCCGCGTGCGCCTGGAGCGCTGA